The following proteins are encoded in a genomic region of Diabrotica virgifera virgifera chromosome 1, PGI_DIABVI_V3a:
- the LOC126879259 gene encoding uncharacterized protein LOC126879259 translates to MNTVKKRSSNFSGPEINNLMNIMFQEIHIIEDKKTDHVSLNQKKESWQRVVQLYNATNTNKRDLASIKSKYDNIKRNMKKTVAQMKRNKNKTGGGPPEKTELTWYEDQLHHILSEIVDGLTAEGDSDDRNMTQACRPIKEHMPIKENLHIEENDNEVQEDWQEVDNQADSISIEDGPGTSGIGQEVTQCKVDSKNQNQGKGNRKRTTSTTTERGESLEKFSKLAQTKTEVSELQKSCYEADLNNKENDALKKQEEWDKKQEMLDLDLLIKQEEYEELLRQNARREELFQLERRERRLRVFILQKKRNRMNK, encoded by the exons ATGAATACTGTAAAAAAAAGGTCCTCAAacttttctggtccagaaatcaatAATTTAATGAACATTATGTTTCAAGAGATTCACATAATTGAGGACAAAAAAACCGACCACGTGTCTTTAAACCAAAAAAAGGAGTCCTGGCAAAGAGTTGTACAATTGTACAATGCAACAAACACTAACAAAAGAGATTTAGCGTCTATTAAATCGAAATATGATAACATTAAACGTAATATGAAGAAGACAGTGGCCCAAATGaagcgaaataaaaataaaactggtGGAGGGCCACCAGAAAAGACAGAGTTAACGTGGTATGAAGACCAGTTACACCATATTTTAAGTGAAATCGTTGATGGCTTAACAGCAGAAGGTGACAGTGATGATCGTAACATGACCCAGGCATGCAGGCCTATAAAAGAACATATGCCTATAAAAGAAAATTTGCATATAGAAGAAAATGATAATGAA GTCCAGGAAGATTGGCAAGAAGTAGACAATCAAGCTGACTCAATTTCAATTGAAGATGGCCCGGGTACATCCGGAATTGGACAAGAAGTGACCCAATGTAAAGTG GACAGTAAAAACCAAAATCAAGGCAAAGGAAACAGAAAAAGAACTACCTCAACAACGACAGAACGAGGAGAAAGCCTTGAAAAATTCAGCAAACTGGCTCAAACTAAAACAGAAGTATCAGAATTGCAAAAAAGTTGCTACGAAGCAGATTTGAATAATAAAGAAAATGATGCATTGAAAAAACAAGAAGAGTGGGACAAGAAACAAGAAATGCTGGATTTAGACCTGCTTATAAAACAAGAAGAATATGAGGAGCTGCTAAGACAGAATGCTAGGAGGGAAGAACTGTTTCAGTTGGAGAGGAGAGAGAGAAGGTTAAGagtatttattttacaaaagaaaagaaacagaatgaataaataa